Proteins from a single region of Flavobacterium sp. K5-23:
- the apaG gene encoding Co2+/Mg2+ efflux protein ApaG gives MVSQITRGIKISVLTSFEGTYFKNYKIHFAFSYQITIENHSKDSVQLISRHWEIFDSLNDIEVVDGEGVIGKKPVLKPGEHHTYSSGCLLSSPYGSMKGHFNMINFTSTKNFKVFVPTFRLCAPFALN, from the coding sequence ATGGTTTCACAAATAACAAGAGGCATAAAAATATCCGTTTTGACTAGTTTTGAAGGCACGTATTTCAAGAACTATAAGATTCATTTTGCCTTTAGTTATCAAATTACAATTGAAAACCATAGTAAAGATTCTGTTCAGTTAATCTCCCGTCATTGGGAAATTTTCGATTCTCTTAATGATATCGAAGTGGTTGACGGAGAAGGAGTCATAGGTAAAAAACCGGTTTTAAAACCTGGAGAACACCATACATACAGTTCAGGTTGTTTATTATCATCTCCTTACGGATCAATGAAAGGTCATTTCAATATGATTAATTTCACGAGCACTAAAAACTTTAAAGTCTTTGTGCCTACATTTAGGTTGTGCGCTCCTTTTGCATTGAATTAA
- a CDS encoding TolC family protein, producing MKQLLFILLLLGYAVFGQEPNNSTQVLLDNTSKEFTYNEYLGYVKKYHPLVKNANLEINKAQANLMMARGGFDPKIEVDFKEKQFKNKEYYSILNSSFKIPTWYGIEIKAGFDNNEGVYLNPENTVPNQGLTSLGISIPLGQGLFINQRMADVRKAKIQMQLSQAERKLQAIAVLYDASVAYFNWKKNFNEVKLYETYSSNAQIRFNGIRSLIKAGDKPAIDSIEAGIIVKNRLLSLEDSQLKLTKSKLELSNFLWLDNTIPLELSDEITPESQLEFTIQETLKTNDLLDNEFSINNHPKINALESKIDILTVEKKLKANMLLPKIDVGYSYLAEPSYIDNYQFEDYKIGLNFYFPLFLRKERGSLKLAKYKIQETEFILSLEKVQLSNKINAQKIEIQSLQKQKNIIKGLVKDNATMLLSEERLFSFGESSLFLINTRENNLVSAQLASIVLENRFYISNSELFKIMANPD from the coding sequence ATGAAACAGTTACTTTTTATTTTACTGCTGCTTGGGTATGCTGTTTTTGGACAAGAACCAAACAATAGTACACAAGTATTGCTAGATAACACATCCAAAGAGTTTACTTATAATGAGTATCTTGGTTATGTAAAAAAATACCATCCATTAGTTAAAAACGCCAATTTAGAAATCAATAAAGCACAAGCCAACTTGATGATGGCTCGTGGTGGGTTTGACCCAAAAATTGAAGTTGACTTTAAGGAAAAACAGTTTAAAAACAAAGAATACTATTCGATACTAAACAGCAGTTTTAAAATTCCTACTTGGTATGGAATCGAAATAAAAGCGGGTTTTGACAACAATGAAGGTGTTTATTTGAATCCTGAAAACACAGTGCCGAACCAAGGATTAACATCTTTAGGAATTAGCATTCCGTTAGGACAAGGTTTATTCATCAACCAAAGAATGGCTGATGTACGCAAGGCAAAAATTCAAATGCAACTGAGTCAGGCTGAACGAAAACTACAAGCAATTGCTGTTTTATATGATGCCTCTGTTGCTTATTTTAATTGGAAGAAAAACTTCAATGAAGTAAAACTATATGAAACTTATAGCAGCAATGCACAAATTCGTTTTAACGGAATAAGGTCCCTTATAAAAGCAGGAGACAAACCTGCAATTGATAGTATCGAAGCTGGGATTATTGTAAAAAATCGACTTCTAAGCTTGGAAGATTCACAACTAAAACTAACCAAATCAAAATTAGAATTATCTAATTTCCTTTGGCTGGATAACACAATCCCATTAGAGCTATCGGACGAAATTACTCCTGAATCACAATTAGAATTCACCATTCAAGAGACCTTAAAAACTAATGATTTATTAGATAATGAATTCTCAATAAACAATCACCCAAAAATTAATGCTTTAGAAAGTAAAATCGACATTTTGACTGTCGAGAAGAAACTAAAAGCTAATATGTTGTTGCCCAAAATTGATGTTGGTTATTCGTATTTAGCCGAACCAAGCTATATTGACAACTATCAATTTGAAGATTATAAAATAGGTTTGAATTTTTATTTCCCTTTATTTTTAAGGAAAGAACGGGGAAGTTTAAAATTAGCAAAATATAAAATTCAAGAAACAGAGTTTATATTGAGTCTGGAAAAAGTCCAACTTTCGAATAAAATAAATGCTCAAAAAATAGAAATTCAATCTCTGCAAAAACAAAAAAACATAATAAAAGGATTAGTAAAGGACAACGCGACGATGTTACTCTCTGAGGAACGCTTATTTTCTTTTGGCGAAAGTTCGTTGTTTTTAATTAACACTCGAGAGAATAATTTAGTCAGTGCTCAACTCGCTTCCATCGTTTTAGAAAACCGATTTTACATCTCAAATTCGGAGCTTTTTAAAATTATGGCCAATCCTGATTAA
- the pruA gene encoding L-glutamate gamma-semialdehyde dehydrogenase, whose product MLKGFFHVPKAVNEPVKGYAPNSPEKAAVQAAYTKMWNSKIDVPLYIGSEEIRTGNTKTMSAPHDHKHIVGTYHLAEKSHVEKAIANALESRTAWANMAWEQRAAIFLKAAELIAGPYRARINAATMIAQSKNIHQAEIDASCELIDFLRFNVEFMTQIYGDQPTSTSDMWNRLEYRPLEGFVYAITPFNFTAIAANLPASAAMMGNVVIWKPSDSQVFSAQIIIEVFKEAGVPDGVINVVFGDALMVTDTVLASRDFSGLHFTGSTHVFKDIWAKIGTNIHHYKTYPRIVGETGGKDFIIAHPSANPKQVATGIVRGAFEFQGQKCSAASRAYIPQSLWPAVKEQVITDVKSMKMGSPEDFGNFITAVIHEGSFDKLASFIDQAKKDTDAEIIVGGNYDKSVGYFIEPTVIVTTNPHYSTMETELFGPVMTIFVYEDAKWEETLELVDATSEYALTGAVFSTDRYAIEVATVKLQNAAGNFYINDKPTGAVVGQQPFGGARASGTNDKAGSPLNLLRWASPRTIKETFVTPENYRYPFLGE is encoded by the coding sequence ATGCTAAAAGGATTTTTTCATGTACCAAAAGCGGTAAACGAACCAGTAAAAGGGTATGCACCAAATTCACCTGAAAAAGCAGCCGTACAAGCAGCTTATACTAAAATGTGGAATTCTAAAATTGACGTTCCTTTATATATTGGAAGCGAAGAAATTAGAACTGGAAACACAAAAACAATGTCGGCTCCTCACGACCACAAACATATCGTAGGAACGTACCATCTTGCTGAAAAATCACATGTTGAGAAAGCAATTGCAAATGCATTAGAATCAAGAACTGCATGGGCTAACATGGCTTGGGAACAACGTGCGGCTATTTTCTTAAAAGCAGCTGAGCTTATAGCAGGACCATACAGAGCTAGAATTAATGCAGCAACAATGATTGCGCAATCTAAAAATATTCACCAAGCAGAAATTGATGCTTCTTGTGAACTAATTGACTTTTTACGTTTCAACGTAGAATTCATGACTCAAATATACGGAGACCAACCTACATCTACTTCAGATATGTGGAATCGTTTAGAATACAGACCTCTTGAAGGATTTGTATATGCGATTACCCCTTTTAACTTTACAGCGATTGCGGCTAATCTTCCAGCTAGTGCTGCAATGATGGGTAACGTTGTGATTTGGAAACCAAGTGACAGCCAAGTATTCTCGGCACAAATAATTATCGAAGTTTTCAAAGAAGCTGGAGTTCCTGATGGAGTTATCAATGTAGTTTTTGGAGATGCTTTAATGGTAACTGATACAGTACTTGCAAGCCGTGATTTTTCTGGATTGCATTTCACAGGTTCAACTCACGTTTTCAAAGACATCTGGGCAAAAATTGGAACTAACATTCACCATTACAAAACATACCCAAGAATCGTAGGAGAAACAGGTGGTAAAGATTTTATCATTGCACATCCTAGCGCTAACCCAAAACAAGTAGCAACAGGTATTGTTCGTGGAGCTTTCGAATTCCAAGGGCAAAAATGTTCGGCTGCATCTAGAGCTTATATCCCTCAAAGTTTATGGCCAGCGGTAAAAGAACAAGTAATCACTGATGTTAAATCTATGAAAATGGGTTCGCCAGAAGATTTTGGTAACTTTATCACTGCAGTAATACATGAAGGTTCATTTGACAAATTAGCAAGTTTTATTGACCAAGCTAAAAAAGACACTGATGCTGAAATTATTGTTGGTGGAAACTACGATAAATCAGTTGGATATTTTATTGAGCCTACAGTAATCGTTACTACAAACCCACATTATTCTACAATGGAAACCGAATTATTCGGACCTGTAATGACAATTTTCGTTTACGAAGATGCGAAATGGGAAGAAACATTAGAATTAGTTGACGCAACATCTGAATATGCATTAACAGGGGCTGTTTTCAGTACTGACCGTTATGCGATTGAAGTAGCTACAGTAAAATTACAAAACGCTGCAGGTAACTTCTATATCAATGATAAACCAACAGGAGCTGTTGTAGGACAACAACCTTTTGGAGGTGCTAGAGCTTCAGGAACTAATGACAAAGCAGGTTCACCATTGAACTTATTGCGTTGGGCTTCTCCTAGAACAATCAAAGAAACATTTGTTACTCCAGAAAATTACAGATACCCGTTTTTGGGAGAATAA
- a CDS encoding thioredoxin family protein, producing MKKIIAFCLTLMFMSCKTNQQIQTTVISPNTEIASEPDKSPEVKPTENMLIGKKSMSDLQQTPFNSWFTPGFENYSPNSETIAALKNATDGIQIKIFMGTWCEDSQNQVPHFYQILKQINFDEDKVTLVTVDRNKTTTDHLEAGLNITNVPTFIFYKNEIEINRIVELPKESLEKDLLKIVSGQPYKHSYEK from the coding sequence ATGAAAAAAATAATAGCATTCTGTTTGACTTTGATGTTTATGAGTTGTAAAACAAATCAACAAATTCAAACCACAGTAATTTCACCAAATACAGAAATCGCTTCTGAACCTGATAAAAGTCCAGAAGTAAAACCAACAGAAAATATGTTAATAGGTAAAAAATCAATGAGCGACTTACAACAGACGCCATTTAATAGTTGGTTTACTCCAGGTTTTGAAAATTATTCCCCAAATTCAGAAACTATTGCCGCATTAAAAAACGCAACCGATGGTATTCAAATAAAAATTTTTATGGGGACTTGGTGTGAAGACAGTCAAAACCAAGTCCCTCATTTTTATCAAATACTAAAACAAATTAATTTTGATGAAGATAAAGTAACATTGGTTACCGTTGACCGGAATAAGACCACCACAGATCATCTGGAAGCAGGTTTAAACATTACCAATGTACCTACATTTATTTTTTACAAAAACGAAATTGAAATCAACCGAATCGTAGAACTTCCAAAAGAATCATTAGAAAAAGACCTTTTAAAGATTGTTTCTGGACAACCTTATAAACACTCTTACGAAAAGTAA
- a CDS encoding DUF5103 domain-containing protein → MTSKSCFNIFLFFLFLLSAHFSYAQIENEVAPPFNIKTISFVQNNQNTIPIYPLGSGFQLQFDDLYGNEADYYYEIIHCDYNWVHSEIPKNEYLLGFDNQRIQNYTNSFNTLQIYSHYVLSIPNQQTQSLRISGNYILKVLNNDREIVFTRKFILYEDLATVPLQIKRARTVNNLEYKHNLEFSIKSKTINFQNALKNVKVVLLQNGQFYNAIKNVVPQYTIGNDLIYKYDTETQFWAGNEYLYFENKDIRAANNNISRVDYSSEVYNSLLYTNNARANFPYSITEDINGNFLIRNFNSSNSETEADYAWVYFSLSAPTFRLNKDIYITGMFNNYSLLPEYKMEFNAKKGIYEKAILIKQGFTNFQYLISDNKGKIDYENAIDGNFYQTENDYTVLVYYRENTGRYDRVIGKGNSNSLNIIN, encoded by the coding sequence ATGACATCTAAATCCTGTTTCAATATATTCCTCTTCTTTCTTTTTCTGCTTTCGGCTCATTTTTCTTATGCCCAAATAGAAAATGAAGTCGCTCCACCTTTTAACATCAAAACTATTTCTTTCGTTCAAAATAATCAAAACACCATTCCTATTTACCCTTTAGGAAGTGGTTTTCAATTACAGTTTGATGATTTGTATGGAAATGAAGCCGATTATTATTACGAAATTATTCATTGTGATTACAATTGGGTACATTCAGAAATACCCAAAAACGAATATCTTCTAGGTTTCGATAATCAAAGAATTCAGAATTACACCAATTCATTCAATACCTTACAGATTTATTCACACTATGTTTTGTCAATTCCTAATCAACAAACACAGTCCCTTCGCATCAGCGGGAATTATATACTGAAAGTTCTCAACAATGACAGAGAAATTGTTTTTACTAGGAAATTCATCCTTTATGAAGATTTAGCCACCGTCCCGTTACAAATTAAAAGGGCTAGAACGGTTAACAATCTCGAGTACAAACACAATCTCGAATTTTCCATAAAATCAAAAACAATCAATTTTCAAAACGCTTTGAAAAACGTCAAAGTGGTTTTACTTCAAAACGGACAATTTTATAATGCCATAAAAAACGTGGTTCCACAATACACTATAGGAAATGATTTAATTTACAAATACGACACTGAAACTCAATTTTGGGCCGGAAATGAGTATTTGTATTTTGAAAATAAAGACATCAGAGCCGCTAATAATAATATATCCCGTGTGGATTATAGTAGCGAAGTATACAATTCGCTTTTATACACTAATAATGCGAGAGCTAACTTTCCATATTCAATTACAGAAGATATTAACGGCAATTTTTTAATTCGTAATTTTAATTCTTCAAACAGTGAAACCGAAGCGGATTATGCTTGGGTTTACTTTAGCCTTTCCGCACCTACATTTAGGTTAAACAAAGACATTTATATAACGGGAATGTTTAACAACTATAGCCTTTTGCCTGAATATAAAATGGAGTTTAATGCAAAGAAAGGGATTTATGAAAAAGCCATATTAATTAAACAGGGCTTTACTAATTTTCAGTACCTGATTTCGGATAATAAAGGAAAAATCGACTATGAAAATGCAATAGACGGTAATTTTTATCAAACCGAAAATGACTATACCGTTCTGGTATATTATAGAGAAAACACAGGTCGGTATGACAGGGTTATTGGGAAAGGAAATTCCAATTCGCTAAATATCATAAATTAA
- a CDS encoding pitrilysin family protein, whose product MKQLSKIALGLLLFPVSIFAQEIDYSKAIPFDSTVKTGKLKNGLTYYIKKNAKPENKVTLRLVVNAGSILESNEQQGLAHFMEHMCFNGTKRFPKNKLVDYLQSIGVKFGQHLNAYTSFDETVYFLPIPSDSPEKLENGFNIIEDWAFNADLTPQEIDKERGVVLEEYRIGLGADKRMMGRYLPKMMHNSHYADRLPIGKKEILENFTHDKLVSYYKDWYRPNLMSVIVVGDIDVAAMEQKIIAHFDKYQNPKNEKTRLVYEVPNHKETFVAIESDKEASSTRIQLVYKDYGTPTAKITIGDYKADLVEGLFTTVLNNRLGELTNSPTPPFTFGYSYHGGTFARTKEAYQSFAMVQEDKQISALKVLVTENERAKKFGFTQSELDRAKAEYFAQYEKAFNDRDKTNSDNFVGEYQSNFLKNSPAPGIEWEFAMIKQILPKIELKEVNEFIKGFVKEDNRVVVITAPEKEGLKKVTEQEVLDALNVNSDDVIAYKESEAVTGLLRNEIKSGSVIKKENNAKLGTTTLVLSNGVKVTYKKTDFKNDEVLMEAISFGGTNMYSNDDIKKVQFANGALTQAGFSGLKLNDINKFMSGKIANASPYIGTTTEGFRGNSTPKDLEYLFQTVHAYFTDLNLDKDAFEGYKQKQAAFFDNLASQPNYFFQQEFYTYLNKENPRFNGIFPNKKSWETTDYELAYSKYKERFANAGDFEFYFVGNVDDKAIEDFSVKYLASLPASAKREKAVDLGYRMLKGDIKKVVNKGTDPKSNVTIMYYGDAAYSAKDAFSMQALGEVLTIKLIEELRENESGVYGVSARGSMNKVPNGAFNFTIGFPCGPENAEKLIASAMKELQKIIDNGPEEKDVVKFKEGELLDYKKDIKENRYWLSNFSKSFVNGSNAEEVLKTEEQINNITAKDIQNIAKKYLTKDKVIGMLMPENIK is encoded by the coding sequence ATGAAACAACTTAGTAAAATAGCTTTAGGGCTATTATTATTTCCAGTTTCAATTTTCGCACAGGAAATTGATTATTCTAAAGCAATCCCTTTTGATTCGACTGTTAAAACAGGAAAGTTAAAAAACGGATTAACTTATTACATCAAGAAAAATGCCAAACCAGAGAATAAAGTTACTTTACGACTGGTTGTTAACGCAGGATCTATCCTTGAGAGTAATGAACAACAAGGATTAGCTCACTTTATGGAGCATATGTGTTTTAATGGAACTAAACGTTTCCCAAAAAACAAATTAGTTGATTACCTACAAAGTATCGGTGTGAAATTCGGGCAGCATTTAAACGCTTATACCAGTTTTGATGAGACCGTATATTTTTTACCTATTCCTTCAGACAGTCCAGAGAAATTAGAAAACGGTTTCAATATTATTGAAGACTGGGCTTTCAATGCTGATTTAACGCCTCAAGAAATCGATAAAGAAAGAGGAGTTGTTCTTGAAGAGTACCGTATTGGTCTTGGTGCCGATAAGAGAATGATGGGCAGATATTTGCCGAAAATGATGCATAACTCACACTATGCGGATCGTTTACCAATTGGTAAAAAAGAGATTTTAGAAAATTTCACTCACGATAAACTAGTTAGTTACTATAAAGATTGGTATCGTCCAAACTTGATGAGTGTAATCGTTGTTGGGGATATTGATGTTGCAGCAATGGAACAAAAAATCATAGCGCATTTTGATAAATATCAAAATCCTAAAAATGAGAAAACACGTTTGGTATATGAAGTGCCTAACCATAAAGAAACTTTTGTCGCAATAGAGAGTGATAAAGAGGCATCATCTACACGAATTCAGTTAGTGTATAAAGATTATGGAACACCAACGGCTAAAATCACAATAGGTGATTACAAAGCGGATTTAGTGGAAGGATTGTTTACAACCGTACTTAATAACAGATTAGGCGAATTGACAAATTCACCAACACCCCCTTTTACTTTTGGATATTCTTATCACGGTGGAACATTTGCAAGAACTAAAGAAGCGTATCAGTCGTTTGCAATGGTTCAGGAAGACAAACAAATTTCTGCTTTGAAAGTGTTAGTAACTGAAAACGAAAGAGCGAAGAAATTCGGTTTTACCCAAAGCGAGTTAGACAGAGCAAAAGCGGAATATTTTGCACAGTATGAAAAAGCTTTTAACGATAGAGATAAAACAAATTCCGATAATTTTGTTGGTGAATACCAGTCTAATTTCTTAAAGAACAGTCCTGCTCCTGGAATAGAATGGGAATTTGCAATGATAAAACAAATACTTCCGAAAATTGAATTAAAAGAAGTTAATGAATTTATCAAAGGATTTGTAAAAGAAGACAACAGAGTTGTGGTTATCACTGCCCCAGAAAAAGAAGGGTTGAAAAAAGTAACAGAACAGGAAGTTTTAGATGCTTTAAACGTTAATTCAGATGATGTTATTGCCTATAAAGAATCGGAAGCTGTAACAGGATTATTGCGAAATGAAATAAAATCTGGAAGTGTAATAAAGAAAGAAAACAATGCTAAATTAGGTACAACTACATTAGTTTTATCTAATGGTGTCAAGGTTACTTATAAGAAAACAGATTTCAAAAATGATGAAGTGCTTATGGAAGCAATCAGTTTTGGAGGTACAAATATGTATTCAAATGACGATATTAAAAAAGTTCAATTTGCTAATGGAGCTTTAACTCAAGCTGGATTTTCAGGATTAAAACTGAATGACATCAATAAGTTTATGTCTGGTAAAATTGCTAATGCAAGTCCATATATTGGGACAACTACTGAAGGATTTAGAGGGAATAGTACTCCTAAGGATTTAGAATATTTATTTCAAACGGTTCACGCTTATTTTACTGATTTGAATTTAGATAAAGACGCTTTTGAAGGGTATAAACAAAAGCAAGCTGCTTTCTTTGATAATTTAGCGTCACAACCAAATTACTTCTTCCAACAAGAATTTTACACTTATTTGAATAAAGAGAATCCAAGATTTAATGGGATTTTTCCAAATAAGAAAAGTTGGGAAACGACTGATTATGAATTAGCATATTCTAAATACAAAGAACGTTTTGCAAATGCAGGAGATTTTGAATTCTATTTTGTAGGGAATGTTGATGACAAAGCAATCGAAGATTTTTCTGTAAAATACCTTGCTTCATTACCAGCTTCAGCTAAGAGAGAAAAAGCGGTTGATTTAGGTTATAGAATGTTGAAAGGAGATATTAAGAAAGTAGTTAATAAAGGTACAGATCCAAAAAGTAATGTAACAATTATGTATTATGGTGACGCTGCTTATTCAGCAAAAGACGCTTTCTCAATGCAAGCTTTAGGAGAAGTTTTAACCATTAAACTAATCGAAGAATTAAGAGAAAATGAAAGTGGTGTTTATGGTGTAAGTGCAAGAGGAAGTATGAATAAAGTGCCAAACGGAGCTTTTAATTTCACGATTGGTTTCCCTTGTGGTCCAGAAAATGCTGAAAAGTTAATTGCTTCTGCAATGAAAGAATTACAGAAAATAATTGACAACGGTCCTGAGGAAAAAGATGTTGTTAAATTTAAAGAAGGGGAGTTACTTGACTATAAAAAAGATATTAAAGAGAATAGATATTGGTTAAGTAATTTTTCAAAATCTTTTGTTAATGGTTCTAATGCTGAAGAAGTACTTAAAACCGAAGAACAAATTAATAATATTACAGCAAAGGATATTCAAAATATTGCGAAAAAATATCTTACTAAAGATAAAGTTATCGGAATGTTGATGCCGGAGAATATAAAATAA
- a CDS encoding class I SAM-dependent methyltransferase, translated as MKKLFKLVLNTIPRPILIRLSYVARPVLALALKGDKFTDPIDGKSFKMFLPYGYGTQRNNVLSPSTLSLERHRLLWLYLNDKTDFFTAPKKVLHFAPEQAFYKLFGNQKNLDYTTTDLFSPLADVKADICDLPFEDNQYDVILCNHVLEHIPDDTKAMQELYRVLKPGGMAILQIPQELSRATTFADDTITDQKERAKIFGQYDHVRIYGRDYFDKLRSIGFKVIEEDYTNKIAPELVEKYCLAKGEIIPVCFK; from the coding sequence ATGAAAAAACTTTTCAAACTCGTACTCAACACCATCCCTCGTCCAATTCTTATTCGTTTAAGTTATGTGGCTCGACCTGTTTTAGCTTTAGCTTTAAAAGGAGACAAATTTACTGACCCTATCGACGGGAAAAGTTTTAAAATGTTTTTGCCTTACGGTTACGGGACACAAAGAAATAACGTTTTATCTCCAAGTACCCTTTCTCTTGAAAGACACCGTTTGTTATGGTTGTACTTGAATGACAAAACCGATTTCTTTACAGCTCCAAAAAAAGTCTTGCATTTTGCACCAGAACAGGCTTTCTACAAATTGTTTGGAAACCAGAAGAATCTGGATTACACAACAACCGATTTGTTTTCACCTCTCGCCGATGTGAAAGCTGATATTTGTGATTTGCCTTTTGAGGATAATCAATACGACGTAATATTATGTAATCACGTATTAGAACATATTCCTGATGACACTAAAGCGATGCAAGAATTATATCGTGTGTTGAAACCAGGTGGAATGGCTATATTACAAATTCCGCAAGAATTATCAAGAGCAACAACTTTTGCTGATGATACAATTACAGATCAAAAAGAACGTGCCAAAATCTTTGGTCAATACGACCACGTACGTATTTATGGAAGGGATTATTTTGACAAATTAAGATCTATAGGATTTAAGGTTATCGAAGAGGACTATACTAATAAAATTGCTCCTGAATTAGTGGAGAAATATTGCCTAGCAAAAGGAGAAATTATTCCAGTTTGTTTTAAATAA
- the map gene encoding type I methionyl aminopeptidase, translated as MIIPKNREEIELMRESALIVSKTLGMIASEIKEGVTTLYLDKLAEEFIRDHGAVPSFLGLYDFPNSLCMSPNSQVVHGIPNNTPLESGDVISVDCGAFKNGYHGDHAYSFEIGEVAPETKKLLQITKESLYVGIREFKLGNRVEDVGNAIQKYTESHGYGVVRELVGHGLGQKMHEDPEMPNYGKRGRGKLFIEGMVVAIEPMINMGTKNIKQHKDGWTITTADGKPSAHFEHDVAIIDGKPEILSTFAYVYQALGIVSNEEDEFRKIPLVL; from the coding sequence ATGATTATTCCAAAAAACCGCGAGGAAATAGAATTAATGCGCGAAAGTGCATTAATAGTATCGAAAACATTAGGAATGATTGCTTCTGAAATAAAAGAAGGAGTCACCACTTTATATTTAGACAAACTAGCTGAAGAGTTCATTCGTGATCACGGGGCTGTTCCTAGTTTCCTAGGCTTGTATGATTTTCCAAACTCATTATGTATGAGTCCAAATTCACAAGTGGTACATGGAATACCAAATAACACTCCTCTTGAAAGTGGAGATGTAATTTCTGTTGACTGTGGTGCATTCAAAAATGGATATCATGGAGATCACGCGTATTCTTTCGAGATTGGCGAAGTAGCTCCTGAAACTAAAAAATTATTACAAATTACCAAAGAATCCCTTTACGTAGGAATCCGAGAATTCAAATTGGGAAACCGCGTGGAAGATGTTGGTAATGCCATTCAAAAATATACTGAATCTCATGGTTATGGTGTGGTACGTGAATTAGTAGGACACGGATTAGGTCAAAAAATGCACGAAGATCCAGAAATGCCAAATTACGGAAAACGTGGACGAGGAAAACTTTTTATCGAAGGAATGGTAGTTGCCATCGAACCGATGATTAACATGGGTACAAAAAACATTAAACAACATAAAGACGGTTGGACAATCACCACAGCTGATGGAAAACCAAGTGCACATTTCGAGCATGACGTAGCTATTATTGACGGAAAACCGGAAATTTTATCCACTTTTGCTTATGTATATCAAGCATTAGGAATAGTGAGTAATGAAGAAGATGAATTTAGAAAAATTCCTTTAGTATTGTAA
- the rsmG gene encoding 16S rRNA (guanine(527)-N(7))-methyltransferase RsmG yields MDEILKYFPNLTDIQKEQFAKLDSLYHEWNEKINVISRKDIDALYTKHILHSLGIAKIIKFEPGTYVLDVGTGGGFPGIPLAILFPETRFFLIDVIAKKIKVVQAVAEALELKNVKAEQLRAENVKGDFDFIVSRAVTNMPDFVSWIKNKIKKQQKHELKNGILYLKGGDLTEELADFPKATQYDLADFFEDEFFETKKVVHVPLKFVV; encoded by the coding sequence ATGGACGAGATTCTTAAGTATTTTCCTAATTTAACTGATATTCAAAAAGAGCAATTCGCAAAATTGGATTCTTTATATCACGAATGGAACGAAAAAATAAATGTAATATCTAGAAAAGACATTGATGCTTTGTACACGAAGCACATCTTACATTCTTTGGGTATAGCTAAAATTATAAAATTTGAACCAGGAACTTATGTTTTGGACGTAGGTACTGGTGGTGGGTTTCCAGGGATTCCATTAGCGATTCTTTTTCCGGAAACTCGGTTTTTTTTAATTGATGTTATTGCTAAAAAAATAAAAGTGGTTCAGGCTGTCGCCGAAGCATTAGAGTTGAAAAATGTTAAAGCAGAGCAATTAAGGGCTGAAAATGTAAAAGGAGATTTCGATTTTATCGTGAGTCGTGCCGTGACCAATATGCCTGATTTTGTTTCTTGGATAAAAAATAAAATCAAAAAGCAACAGAAACACGAATTGAAAAATGGTATTCTATATTTAAAAGGTGGAGACCTAACAGAAGAGCTGGCAGATTTCCCAAAAGCCACTCAATACGATCTAGCTGATTTCTTTGAAGATGAATTTTTTGAAACGAAGAAAGTGGTGCATGTGCCGTTGAAGTTTGTGGTATAG